A DNA window from Corvus hawaiiensis isolate bCorHaw1 chromosome 11, bCorHaw1.pri.cur, whole genome shotgun sequence contains the following coding sequences:
- the LOC125331786 gene encoding monocarboxylate transporter 2-like isoform X3 yields the protein MFGGLLCGVGMISAAFCTSILQLYICVGFITGFGLALNLQPSVIIIGKYFLKRRPIANGLAMAGSPVMLCTLAPLNQFLFDNFGWRGSFLILGAILLNCCVAGALFRPIGAGTALVKTQVTEEGKDALKGKITQDGKEVSSALNVPMESKTEDEGEKDCFEKVNQYLDFSLFKHRGFLIYLIGNVLMFLGFFAPIVFLAPYAKHTGINEYSAAFLLSILAIVDMVARPATGIVANSKWVRPRIQYFFSFAIAFNGACHLLCPLASSYTGLVVYSSFFGLAFGMVCAMLFETLMDLVGAARFTSAVGLVTIAECCTILLGPPIGGILIDTFGDYKYMFIKCGAVMVLAGTFLFIMNYYNYRMLAKEEKERKTKEEDPKSVRTENEGRKNWSKDSTQDEPELEPLREEGEGVKKEMNGTKEV from the exons GATTTGGCCTTGCTCTCAACCTTCAGCCATCAGTGATAATCATAGGGAAATACTTCTTGAAGAGAAGACCCATTGCGAATGGCCTTGCTATGGCAGGGAGCCCTGTGATGCTTTGCACCCTGGCACCTTTAAACCAATTCCTTTTTGACAATTTTGGCTGGAGGGGCAGCTTTTTAATTCTTGGGGCAATTTTATTGAACTGCTGTGTAGCAGGAGCTCTCTTCAGACCCATCGGGGCAGGTACAGCACTGGTCAAAACCCAGGTGACTGAGGAAGGGAAAGATGCTCTGAAAGGAAAGATCACTCAAGATGGCAAGGAAGTGAGTAGTGCCCTGAACGTCCCCATGGAGAGCAAAACAGAAGATGAAGGAGAAAAggactgctttgaaaaagtcaACCAGTACCttgatttttccctctttaaacACCGAGGGTTCTTGATTTACCTGATCGGAAATGTGCTCATGTTCCTGGGATTCTTTGCCCCCATCGTTTTCCTGGCACCCTATGCAAAGCACACTGGCATCAATGAATATTCAGCCGCTTTCCTCCTTTCCATCCTTGCTATTGTGGATATGGTTGCTCGCCCCGCCACCGGCATCGTTGCCAACAGCAAGTGGGTGAGGCCACGGATTCAGTACTTCTTCAGCTTCGCCATTGCTTTCAATGGTGCCTGCCACCTCCTGTGCCCGCTGGCCTCCAGCTACACAGGGCTCGTGGTATACTCCAGCTTCTTTGGCTTGGCCTTTGGCATGGTGTGTGCCATGCTCTTTGAGACGCTGATGGACCTGGTGGGAGCTGCCCGGTTCACGAGCGCTGTCGGCCTCGTCACCATCGCCGAGTGCTGCACGATACTGCTGGGACCACCTATTGGAG gAATTCTTATTGATACCTTTGGGGACTATAAATATATGTTCATTAAATGTGGAGCTGTGATGGTCCTGGCAGGAACATTTCTGTTCATCatgaattattataattatcgTATGCTTgccaaggaggagaaggaaagaaagacaaaagaagagGATCCTAAATCTGtaaggacagaaaatgaaggcagaaaaaacTGGAGCAAGGACTCCACACAGGATGAGCCTGAGCTGGAACCTTTgagagaagagggagaaggagtAAAGAAGGAAATGAATGGCACAAAAGAAGTTTAA